One part of the Zingiber officinale cultivar Zhangliang unplaced genomic scaffold, Zo_v1.1 ctg130, whole genome shotgun sequence genome encodes these proteins:
- the LOC122036009 gene encoding uncharacterized protein LOC122036009, giving the protein MGIIRSSFFFLVGTGCGVYVAQNYNVPNIKKLINTYMFVAKHIEESYRKPKKDDD; this is encoded by the coding sequence ATGGGGATAATCAGAAGCAGTTTCTTCTTTCTAGTAGGGACTGGTTGCGGAGTGTACGTTGCCCAGAATTACAATGTCCCAAACATAAAGAAACTCATAAATACATATATGTTTGTGGCAAAGCACATTGAAGAATCCTACAGGAAGCCTAAGAAAGATGACGATTAG